The Macrobrachium rosenbergii isolate ZJJX-2024 chromosome 7, ASM4041242v1, whole genome shotgun sequence genome segment TTGAGATCCCAGTTAGATTTCTCACTTGAAAGGAATAACTGGCATTTATCTCCTGTATCAGGTAGTAAAATTCTGCAAGGTGGTACAGGAATTATTTATATTGCAAGAAACCTTCCCATTACTTAGCTATAGCCCAAACTTAACCTTCATGGTTGTGGTTGGTAATGTGGATAGTgcatgtactgagagagagagagagagagagagagagagagagagagagagagagagagagagagagagagagagagagagagagagagagagagagagagagatcaaaaatactaatttttaaattttcaataatacCAGTTTCAAcatgtaatgattttttaaattcctgTCTTTACACCAAAGCAGTCTAAACACTTATACAAGgccattaaataatttttccgtaaatttttttatagtacagTACCTGGTAGTGTCTATGACAGTCATTACAACGAGgatctggttaataataataattcctatgacacacaaaacaatatttttcctattttactcTACCCTACTTCTGTTCAGATCTCAAGAGAGACAGAAGCTGAATTTGGTACTGCAGAAGCAGGCCAATATCAGTACATGAAAAATACTCAATCACAAATTAtaacaaaacttcaaattttctTACGTGCAGAGAATTTATGGGGTTGAGAGAGATGTCATTATTCAACGGAAACTCCTGATGAGAAAATGAGTTCATTGAGGAGTACGTCATTGATGAATTACCGCCAGCAGCTGTCTGGAGTGAAACAACAGGAGTATTCAGAGATGGTGATCCAGGTCGAGgcgtctacaaaaaaaaaagggggaggataTTTATCACCAGGAGACTGCTTTTGTGCAAGGGGTATTGCTTCATATGCTTTACAcaaacatttttccttctttataaacTCTAGTTCCATGTATACAATACAAATGGGcaatttgcaattttcttttcgtATGAGATTATGATGAATTAGTGCATTCATCATTAATGGCAGCTTCAAAcaatacttttgaaatatttaaataagcaTATCTAAGTTGTTTTATTACTCAATGATATACACAGACTCCTTTTCAGTGCTGTTTATTAGctattttctcgtttttattcCTGAATTATTAAGACTTTGTCATTATACCTCTTCCCCATAAAGGGTGGCAGTAATTACTTTAGCATTTATGTTCCTTGAGccaccataaagaaaaaaatgagtaattCACACAATACAGTAAGTCAGCTTACCGTCTGTGCTTGTGAGTTTGGGATGAGGACTCGCAAATTTGGTCTGGTTGGTGAATGGGTCTTGGAGGAGTGTGGCCGACTGAGGAGTCCAGGGGAAGGTGCACCTCCATGTGGAAGAGGGGAAGTTGAGCCGGGGTATCCATTCGAACCATTCATATCAAGCATTCCACTAGAAGATCCAGGACGTGGTGACAGAGATGCGTGTGACATTTGAGGTGAGGGCTGCATCAGTCCTGGGTCATAACCCGTATTGTTGACAGGCACTGTGACTGCCATGCTATTGTAGTTATTAAGGTTTACTGGTTGCTGTaatggaaaggagaaaataaaactgatttgcAATTGTtgacccattattttttttcaatgaccTTTCCCTCTTTTCAGTTATACACTAGATACACTGTAAAAATGTGCTgcacgtgaaaataaaaatatatagctaaCAGAAATAAGTTATTAACACGCGAAACATAGTTCTTATGTTGAAATAAGACAACATGAAGATTTTATGGAGGTGcgtcttctcctcttccttcctaaCACTCCCAAATCATAACTTTCAGTAACTTCACACTAAAAGTGGGCATTGTAATGGATGAgaaagtaatattatatatttgtttacatctctattttaatttgacaatatttgaTAAGTGCAGGTGGCAGAAAAGGTTGAGTGCTATTTATCTGCATGTTTTCTACTATCCTATTATCCACTATCTTTTTCACATGACAAAACCCTTCCAAAATACTTTCACATATATGGTACCAACATTTATCTCaaaatttctcactttttcaaTTCTTCAGTGTTTCATCCCTTCTCtaatcctaccatcatccatcaTAATTCTTAAAATGGATACTTTATTGAATCAACTATTGGCATTCTTCCACCATATATTCATTGCTCCACCTTCCTAGTTTCCAGTTGATCTCAACTGTAGTCTTGCtcatatttactctcaattttcttctcttgcaaacattttcagacTTTCACTAGTatcttcagtttttagttttctgtaaaagaaaactattgtgccagctttgtctgtttgtccgccctcagatcttaaaaaactacagaggctagagggctgcaaattggtatgttgatcatccaccctccaatcatcaatcacaccaaattgcagccctctagcctcactatttattttatttaagtttaaagctAGCCATAGTCATGCATATGGCAACggtatagaccaggccaccaccaggtcatAGTTAGAGATTCAAGttttatactgagaccaccaaaagatagatctattttcggtggccttgattacacactgtacagaaaactcgattgcgccgaagaaactttggtgcattttttacttgttcttcactatcaccaatcaTATTGTATCAACTGCAAACATCAACTATCTTACAccatttaaaacttaattttctgaTCCCACAACTGTGCACTCATTGGATGGCAAAGAAAGTTCCTTACTACTAAAATGACAAAAGTGCAGTAAAATTTCTAAgtagcaagaaaacaaaagaaagaatgttttgTATAACTACTAAGGTTTTTGCTGTTCGTTAGTTACCCTAACTAGCCGAGTCTTTCCGtgtaattaataaaacaatgaaaactaagCTTCATGAGaaatgattagaaaataaaatgttaaattggTGAAATGTTACAATTATTACTGAGAAGAAGCACATAGTCTTCAAGAAATGAATGCAGTGTTGAAGGCATTTAATTACTGGGGTTTGTATATTCAAATTCCTTTTTACGGTGACTGGGATTAGGGTCCTTCGGAATTACTGCTTATCTTAACTAAGCCTTACTCTGTTTCATACATTCTTTTAAGGGATAAAAGATGATGAGTTATAATGTAATACGAAAATTTGGTGTAATAATCCAGGTGTTTTTATCGACATAATTCAAAGGATGCGTGCAAGACTAACTTCCAAATGAGTAACGTTCTATTAAAAATTGAAGCTACtgtgcaattttcttttttatacaataaCCACGCAGTCAACACATCAGAACCTGTAGAAGTTATACCTACATGTGAACACTGAAATGCAAAACTGCTActccccccaatttttttttattaaatgaatacaCAAGTCAATTTCCCTTTGTCAACCGAAGCACCATCAACTCACCCGACTTCCGTTGATCTGATTGCGTTGCATCATCAACGTGAATTCCTCATCAATTTTGTTGTATTTGGCTTCTGTCCGGGGAGTGAGAGAGTATTCCTGATCAGGGTCCGGGGAATCTGGAGACTGCAAGCCATTCTTGTGTTCTTTCTTGTTCAGAGCCTGTGAGGGGAAGGGCAATACATGCAATCATTACTCTACTGgaggaaaaaatttttctaatactgAAAAGAAAGGGTTATTCTGTTGTATTCGATTTTAGGTCTAAGACACATCTTCACTTTAAGTGTCAGGATTCTGACGTTaagtttttcctttgtgtttttgcTGTAATAACTTGATCACTTAATGGCAATCTGCGTAAATATCAGTTCCGAGGAACGTCCCTTGCATTAATCTTTAACTAATGTCCTACGAACGACAGCTCGGAAACTTGAGTGACAACCCCGAAAGGCCACTGGTTTGGTTCTATATTTTAATCATGACCATCCGGTGTGAAGCGTCATTTTAAAGGAATTCTGAGCAAAACTACACTTTTTTCACTATTCTATAAATAACGCCATGTCGTGAAAGTTTACAGTGCTCCAGAGAATATGATATTgactttctattttcatttctaccTATTAATGTCATGTGCGCTCTCTATACTGAATTGTCTTAGTCACATTAGAAAGAACATTGCACAAACTTAAAGCTGTGTCTCATAAATCAATCTATTTtctaaacctaaataaaaaagcCAATCTTCTTCTCTTAATTCCTGACATAAAGATGCCTTTCTGTTATCGTTAGACCTACTTCCCTAATAACGTGAGCGCtgaatgagaaacaatacttcGGCAAACCTGAACTAAACTAAACCATCCCACTTATTCATGTTATCAAGATTTATTATCATCACTGCGAGTTGCCGGTACACTATACCCGAAGTCCGATGACTGCAATAAAAAGCGAAACATGATTTTTTTGTATCGGAAAAAAACCAATCAAACAAATCGAACCCCATCCTCACAACCAGCTGGCGAACAGGGAAGCCTTGTTAGTGCTGAGCTAGCACACCTGCTACAAGGTTGCCTAAGCTAGTACATCTCCAACTTActgtatgtcttttttttcttaatgatcttGTGGGCATTAACGAAAATCTTACTACAAGATATTGTTCAATACTTTCACTTACAAGCCAAGGTGTAAGGGATATGTTCTTAGAAAATTTTAGGTCTAAAAAGACTAGGCCTATGTCATTTCAGATTCGAATTATAAGCTACTTGAAAATTCACGTTTTCTTTCACAGCGCTGATAAATTTACGTCATTACGTCACTTCGACACGAAAGTCGGGCAATACACTAGTTTGCAAATGAAAGGGTCATCACAAGTACTTTTAACAGGCTTCTTCTCCATGCTTAAGCTCTCGGATTCAAGCCATGTGGTGACTGTTGACAGCGCTGTTAACAACTTCAAACCTTGCATGCCTAATACACTTAACTTCTATTACCGAATCTAAAGGGCTGTTTCTCGTAGGACTTCGACGCTGCAAAAATTCatgtcatattttaaaaatttaaatgtgcATTTCAAGTAGTGCAATTATCAACatggaaaattatcatttaacattttacagttgTTTTAAACGGAATCCATTCAAAGAATAAGGCTAACCtttttaaaactatatacatatattctagaTGTTAAAGATGACTGTGAAATGCACAACTCGTTTTACATAAAAGTAATGTAACTtacaaacaagaaagacaaatGAGTGAAAAGAATTGATTTGTAACTTTAACCTATGTACCCATCAACATAGTTTCTGTTAGTTCTCCCGCCCTCACGAGTTATATCATACTGACTTCACACTGTCTTCCTGGCCTACAGTGACTGACCAAAACGAACTGTATTGACCTACAGTTTGCAATCGAAAACTATCCTCTGCTTACGAGTTGAAATACTCAATCCGAAACATGGAAAACGTCCTTTGAAATTGAACAATAAAATTACACGGTTCAAAGTGTGGCgattctttttatacttttaacaaACACACGACTAAAACGAAggcctttttatttacatttaacattacTGTACCCTTCTCTCAGCATGTACTTCCCACTAAAACGATGGCAATTCCCATCCTCAGTCCAGACATAACCCCACCAAACCGAGTTTTAAAGTGACCTTGGGTAATCGTTACCGGGAGGCAACCTGTGGTCAGATTACACAACAGCCCCATACAAGGAGAGAAATAAGCTCACCAGCCAGGCTTCCCGTAACACCTTGATCAGATTAACCTATCTAAATGTACGTCTTCAAACTCGCTTTTCTCCAGCCTCGCTTTCAGGGATTCTAGACTTCATTGTCTCTTTGCAGTCGCATTGACTAAGATTTGGCATCTAATAGATGGTAAAACTTTATAATCGTTCGGGGATTTTGTTTCTGTAAGCTTTTCTTTCGTCTGAggttaaggttattttttttatgtcgattctactttacatttactcAGTGATTTAAAAGACGAGTATCTTTGAAGTCATTTATTAAATGCTGTATTGGTTTCTATCTCCTGATACTAAGCTAAACGAAGGtatctaaatattttcaaatttcttttccaaAGCAGCCAAAACATTTTAAATAGACATATTTTGGGTCTTGTCATACATAAATTCCAGTCTTCTCCCATTAACGTTGTTTaaaaacttctatttttttttagagtgatCAGTTATTGATAAAACTCGCTCGATACTAAAGAAAACTCGTCTAATTAACCTGTTAAATTGAAATTCTTCTGACGTATGTTCTTCTTCACTTTTGGTtgacatacaaaaatatttgactgaggttcaacctaaaaaaaaatattccgttaTATATTCACGTAATCGACCATCATTACTGAAGTCTGAATTTATACTACGAAAATATAGCTATAGCTGCTCTTTTTAAATCGTTCTTCATCTGACCTCGTATTCCATAGACAAAGTACGAGTACTGAGGGCAAGTTCAAGAACCCAATTAACCCACAGTGACTCTCTTCTTGAACACACCCTTGTCGTATAATGAAGTACTTGCCAGGCCTAATATTCCTTTTACCTTTGGTAACTAACTTTCCAATTTTCAGTGGGTCAGCTCTGTTGGAAAAATACCTATGGTTTGAGGTTCTTTAAGCTATATTAATTACTGGTTTTCATACTCAAACTGTTATCAAACTTACCTGGTGGGAAAATTATACATGTTTATGTACAAAATCTTAACATTTCAATATGCTATACTAAGTAATTCATAGCCttaacaataataaagtaaaagatgACAATACTGGCTTCTTAAATTTCTGAATTGTAATTGGCAATACTGAGTAAAATCAATAAACTATTGCACTAGATTGAGTAAAACTGCCTaactaatttaaagaaaaaaatggaggTAAAGCCTTATACTCCTTTACCTTCTAAAATCAATAAATCGAGCAACTCGACCTTATTTAAAActgttattttaaattattatttcataaaatacaaaaaaaaaaaaaggaaaaatgctatATTCGATTACTGACAGTGAGACTGTTTCACTCTATGTAAacaatattttaggaaaaaaaatatatatgaatgcgtTCTATACTCAGACAGAGAagcacacatttatgtatatataagtaatctaAACACACTTGTCTACTCTAGGACACATGCCAcctactccttttttttttaaatgagactCAAATAAGAATAGATTAGCAATGGACTAATTTCACTACATGCTTGATAATGAAGCTTATGTTGTCGCATGCATGCTGGGACTACCTTCATTAATATGTTAAGtataacgtaaaaaaataaataatcgctCCATGCTATCTctctattttattattcttcctcttctaagAACGGAAATATTTAAATGACAACTTTTTTTAATGACAGTCTTTCATCAGAGGCGTTTATATCAGTTAAATGAAACACTACAACATGCCAGTCCGTGTTGTACAGTCGAAGGAAGTCCTGACCGTTACGATTCAgtgctttcatcatcatcattattattattactatcatcgtTATCATCGTTTTTATTTCACTCGTCTCTTCGTcacgaaaaaacattttttttttttttaaattttagaccAGCTTTCGTTCAAAATAATTTGTCCTTGTTCAACATTAGGGAGAATTCTTTTCGAAAAAAACATGAGATTATGAAAACCgtcacattttgaaattgctTTCGCGATTAGATCGGCGTAATCAGAATGCCctcatttttccatgtttttctcTGCAAATGGAAATGATTTCAAGTGCCGTTTCATGTGTTTGGACACTTATCACGGACTAAATgcaatatttggaaaaaaatacacaaaaaattctcCATAAAAACACTCCAGTATTTGATCAAGaccaaactaaaaatataacacTTGGTAAATCTGGTATGctttaacaaataattatttgtatCAATAAGTGTATGATCATAAATACATATCTGacaataatgaacaaaatgataaGAGTCCCTTTTAAATCAGAACCAAGAAATAAATACAGAGTGAACAAAGTTATCATCTTTGTGAATACCAATGGAGGTGGTACTAGCAAGCAAAATGCTTGAATGAACAAGACACAGGAATTTGATTGTTAAAAGTTTACAATTATGAACCTTGAGTAACATAAACGGGAATATTtactagatttttttatattataagttTTCCAAGACATATTCAAATTCGGACTTATATTACTTCAAAAGCTCGtacgcaagatttttttttttaaatatcaataaattcctGAGAATGTAATTAGAGTCTTGtgatcatttttattctctcaaaGGTTGGTGATAACATCCCTTTGCCAAGACGAACTCACCAACATATGGTTATCAGTATCTTTaggattttgaaaaatttgaaaactaaagggaaatcattttttttttcatgtatatcaATCTATTATGTGAACTGAAAGTTGTGTGTTAAGGCAGCTGGCAaactaaagttttatttttttccaacacAAACTCACCACCCAGTAGCTATATCATCTTTAGTATTTTCTAAACACAActggaatcattattttcatAGCTGATGCAAATCTAGAACAAtgctttttaaaatgattaataagaAATGCTGAAATAACTTTTGACTCTAGATGCTCAAATACTTTGAAAGCTGTATATACTTTAGTTTTCAAAATACGTTGTCCCTAGAATACAAACTTAGGACATTcaagttatcaaaaataaaaaaaaaaaactaacacctATATAATGTAAGGACTCCTCTTCACATAAATTTGGAGAAAAACACaccatgataaaaaatataacaataatgataacttgttttttttggcatataatgcaatgaatatataataatgacatactgtatatgtatataatattacctCTACTATATCGTTATTAGTCCTGGACTCATGTGGTTCATTGTATTCGGTGTATTTGAGCAACACCTTGTCCATATCAGTGGAGGCATATTGAAAGAGTTTGTTGCTAGAGTTAAAGATGATAAGCGCAATCTCGCAATCGCACAAAACCGATAGCTCGTAGGCCTTTTTCATGAGGCCGAACTTGCGCTTTGTGAAAGTCACCTGTGGACGATACAAACGAGCGTGGCTGTTAGCTctcaaaccacacacacacacacacacacacacacgcgcacacacgcgcgcgcacacgcacagaCATCGTATACCACAACCACTACATAATTATGGTAATGGCAAAAGGAAAATCATAGTATAAAGGTGCTGCTCGGGGTcgggaagaaggaaggaatgtGTGGGAGTGACGGACCACTTCTGCCCGAGACATAATCTGCATTTAATTCTTTAGTTGTCCGTCGCGTTTTCTATGCGTTGTaggtttcccgttttctttttagtCTTACGGTTACCAATGTTGAGAaaccattaaatttaaatttctattaaCTCACCCTTGATTCTGAGATTAAAATTACTTTAGGCTTGCTCTGACTATTGTCCAGTTACTCAAATGTAACAGTGAAATGTACAGTGATTAaccatgaataagaaaaatggtaCTTTGAGGACTGCAGGGCTGAACTAAGACAAGGCAGTGAGTGGCGTCTCCATCCTCGCTTCTTCCCGAAATTTGTTAGtaggacaaaaatgaaaaagcagaCACAACACTGCCGACACATTGGTTTGTAAATACACTGTGAAGTCACACTCGAAGCTGGTAATCCTACAGCTAGCTGtaataaaacaagaatgaaaaaataaaagcaattgaaaaaataacaagcaaTGGCAGccaaagagacagaaaaaagatgtttttcattttattttctgggaGAAACGAGTGGAGAAAGAATGTagagaaaatcaaatgaattagtaaaaCTCGGCACAAAGACGACTGACTGCTGGGATAAGGGGGGGAATGGGGGTCAAATGagttgttctatatatatataaatatgcatgagCGCATAGAGGTTACATGCGCATGtgcatatgttaatatatatatatctgattaggGAGTTATCTgaggttgtggtggtggtggtggggggggagagGCCTTTGGGGGGAGGGGCGACTATGTGACTCTCTACCTCAATAATGTTCTTGTTGGTTAAACTCTCATGGGGTTCATTGTACTCGGTGTACTTCAATAACACCTTGTCCATGTCCGTCGACGCATACTGGTACAATTTGTTTGAGGAGGAAAATATAATGAGGGCTATCTCACAGTCGCACAGGACCGACAGTTCATACGCCTTCTTCATGACCCCGAACTTTCTCTTATTGAAGGTCACCTGTAGATCAGCTTTGGTCAGTTCACACATGGATTTATAAACAAGAAGTCTGGCAGCACCTGCTTGCTAAGAAAAACTCTCTAAAATCATGACATTAGTAGGAAACATTGACATCAGAAATGGGCTTAAtgctaaacacaaacaaaaacaatctcATAAAAATAGTACTGCAATttacattagtaaaattataaataattttacattgatgaaacactaaatttttaatacaataacATTTCTAGAATacagcagatagatagatagatagatagatagatagatagatatgaggACAAGAGGATAGTTTTAGCCTTTATAAAATGCTAACAAACAAAATCACCATGTGAAAAATGGGTACAAATTACACAACTACGTAccgtaatttctttaaaaaatacgaAGACCATCTTACAATAATCccgaatattgaaaaaaaaatcccccataaaacacccaaaaaaaaaaaaggattaacaaAACGTAATATCGCCATTTATAGGAAGAATACAAGAATTAAGGTTAATTCCGAAACGGTGCAAATGAGGCCTGATTCAATAACACCCAGTGATGGATTTACatcaaaggactctctctctctctctctctctctctctctctctctctctctctctctctctctctctctctctctctctcgttatgtatCTTTATCAATCTATCCGTCTCTTTTTTATCAAATTACCGAATTCGAGTTAAAACCACTAtaaaaagtaattctctctctctctctctctctctctctctctctctctctctctctctctctctctctctctctctctcaagaatcccgttccccatctccccctccccccacattAGACCTGAGCAAAACGCAATCATTAAGGATATTAAGCCCAAGGACTCGTTTCAAGCCGCCCCAGATGAAGGCGACGACGATGCTTAAATCCTCGGCAACTTCAAAAGATGTCACGGCTGTCAAAATTACGCACTTCTCCAAAATAGgacatcacgagagagagagagagagagagagagagagagagagagagagagagagagagagagagagagagagagagaggccttcccTCCCTGTCCAAGCTCTCTGGCAGCGGCAGAGGTAGCAGCAGAAGGAGTCACGAGAGGAGGGGGCATACTTATTAACCATTAGTTAAATTTAAGTCAGTGACTCAATGAGTGGGAAGGTGTGcggtgtttttgagagagagagagagagagagagagagagagagagagagagagagagagagagagagagagagagcatgtccggatgttcaaaaggaaataatattaaaCATAGTTATCAAACAccatttgtgtgtatattgtatgttatgtatatgtatatatatatatatatatatatatatatatatatatatatatatatatatatatatatatatatatatatatatatatatatatatatatatatatatatattatacatatatttctgtgtgttatatataaataagttatcATCAAAGTAGAAAATGTAACTAACTGCAAACTAGACTTGCAAACAATAATTCTTGCAAGCAAATAAAGCGACGCCATCTGTGACAGAGTAATCCCcctcagagaaataaaaaaaacagccactAAA includes the following:
- the Mef2 gene encoding myocyte-specific enhancer factor 2 isoform X4; amino-acid sequence: MGRKKIQISRITDERNRQVTFNKRKFGVMKKAYELSVLCDCEIALIIFSSSNKLYQYASTDMDKVLLKYTEYNEPHESLTNKNIIEALNKKEHKNGLQSPDSPDPDQEYSLTPRTEAKYNKIDEEFTLMMQRNQINGSRQPVNLNNYNSMAVTVPVNNTGYDPGLMQPSPQMSHASLSPRPGSSSGMLDMNGSNGYPGSTSPLPHGGAPSPGLLSRPHSSKTHSPTRPNLRVLIPNSQAQTTAAGGNSSMTYSSMNSFSHQEFPLNNDISLNPINSLHWNPGSIGMSHSGLPHLSVSSSTPPPRSSPPVTIKSEPISPPRDPNCIPSSHLQRPGSTDPGHLSPAPPSHLGPSSNHPGHSVYSNSLSGHLTPTSHASPEGAHHSDYDTPLSKRPRITEGWAT
- the Mef2 gene encoding myocyte-specific enhancer factor 2 isoform X1 — protein: MGRKKIQISRITDERNRQVTFTKRKFGLMKKAYELSVLCDCEIALIIFNSSNKLFQYASTDMDKVLLKYTEYNEPHESRTNNDIVEALNKKEHKNGLQSPDSPDPDQEYSLTPRTEAKYNKIDEEFTLMMQRNQINGSRQPVNLNNYNSMAVTVPVNNTGYDPGLMQPSPQMSHASLSPRPGSSSGMLDMNGSNGYPGSTSPLPHGGAPSPGLLSRPHSSKTHSPTRPNLRVLIPNSQAQTTPRPGSPSLNTPVVSLQTAAGGNSSMTYSSMNSFSHQEFPLNNDISLNPINSLHWNPGSIGMSHSGLPHLSVSSSTPPPRSSPPVTIKSEPISPPRDPNCIPSSHLQRPGSTDPGHLSPAPPSHLGPSSNHPGHSVYSNSLSGHLTPTSHASPEGAHHSDYDTPLSKRPRITEGWAT
- the Mef2 gene encoding myocyte-specific enhancer factor 2 isoform X2, producing MGRKKIQISRITDERNRQVTFNKRKFGVMKKAYELSVLCDCEIALIIFSSSNKLYQYASTDMDKVLLKYTEYNEPHESLTNKNIIEALNKKEHKNGLQSPDSPDPDQEYSLTPRTEAKYNKIDEEFTLMMQRNQINGSRQPVNLNNYNSMAVTVPVNNTGYDPGLMQPSPQMSHASLSPRPGSSSGMLDMNGSNGYPGSTSPLPHGGAPSPGLLSRPHSSKTHSPTRPNLRVLIPNSQAQTTPRPGSPSLNTPVVSLQTAAGGNSSMTYSSMNSFSHQEFPLNNDISLNPINSLHWNPGSIGMSHSGLPHLSVSSSTPPPRSSPPVTIKSEPISPPRDPNCIPSSHLQRPGSTDPGHLSPAPPSHLGPSSNHPGHSVYSNSLSGHLTPTSHASPEGAHHSDYDTPLSKRPRITEGWAT
- the Mef2 gene encoding myocyte-specific enhancer factor 2 isoform X3; amino-acid sequence: MGRKKIQISRITDERNRQVTFTKRKFGLMKKAYELSVLCDCEIALIIFNSSNKLFQYASTDMDKVLLKYTEYNEPHESRTNNDIVEALNKKEHKNGLQSPDSPDPDQEYSLTPRTEAKYNKIDEEFTLMMQRNQINGSRQPVNLNNYNSMAVTVPVNNTGYDPGLMQPSPQMSHASLSPRPGSSSGMLDMNGSNGYPGSTSPLPHGGAPSPGLLSRPHSSKTHSPTRPNLRVLIPNSQAQTTAAGGNSSMTYSSMNSFSHQEFPLNNDISLNPINSLHWNPGSIGMSHSGLPHLSVSSSTPPPRSSPPVTIKSEPISPPRDPNCIPSSHLQRPGSTDPGHLSPAPPSHLGPSSNHPGHSVYSNSLSGHLTPTSHASPEGAHHSDYDTPLSKRPRITEGWAT